The Osmerus eperlanus chromosome 25, fOsmEpe2.1, whole genome shotgun sequence genome contains a region encoding:
- the LOC134012321 gene encoding piggyBac transposable element-derived protein 4-like: MARDFSALQVLQQMFANIEQSESEEEAEDVSEDDGEECAENVAEEEEEEEEDRQEYAEHVSEEEEEDGQEYDAVNHDDDGAVAADQAPQIDRDTFLSKNGQIEWRSIAYRRNPRLLSQRDSTERTPRGPTAYAVSHAHDIVSAFLLFVTPQIERVILDVTNREGYLKHGEEWKAMDATDLRAYIGLLILAGVYKSRGEAAASLWDAQSGRAIFRATMQLKLFYTYSTSIRFDDRGTRAARRATDKLAAIREVWDMWVERLPRLYDPGPEVTVDEQLLAFRGRCPFKQYMPSKPAKYGIKSWVACDAKSSYAWKMQVYTGKQMDGVPERNQGMRVVLDVTEGLKDRNVTCDNFFTSYELGRELMATRNMTVVGTVRKNRAELPSELLTTKTRRVLSSQFAFTPTTTLVSYLAKKNKNVLLMSTRHTDAEISDRNDGKPTIVLDYNLNKGGVDNLDKVITAYSCKRKTARWPLVIFSNIVDVSSYNAFVIWREVNPNWMPRKRNKRRFFLEQLGRALVTPLIERRRCLPRTGAAAAVVKDLRMASCRDPPPQRRPGEDRAAAAAAATAASSSAGPTSPVPASATPPEIKGQYTEAPLTFCEMDAAK, translated from the coding sequence ATGGCTCGGGATTTCAGTGCGCTGCAagttctacagcagatgtttgcCAACATCGAGCAAAGTGAGTCTGAAGAGGAGGCcgaggatgtgtcagaagatgacggggaagagtgtgcagagaatgtggcagaagaggaggaggaggaagaagaagacaggcaagagtacGCGGAGCATGtgtcagaagaggaagaggaagacgggCAAGAGTATGACGCAGTCAACCACGACGACGACGGTGCCGTCGCCGCCGACCAAGCCCCTCAAATCGACAGAGATACTTTCTTGTCGAAAAACGGCCAAATTGAATGGCGTTCGATTGCGTATCGGAGGAATCCGAGGCTGCTGTCGCAACGTGACAGTACGGAGAGGACCCCCAGAGGACCCACAGCTTACGCCGTTTCCCACGCTCACGACATCGTCTCCGCATTTTTACtctttgtcacgccacaaatcgaaagagtaatcttggacgtgacaaatcgggaaggttatctgaaacacggagaggagtggaaagccATGGACGCCACTGACCTACGTGCCTACATAGGGCTGCTAATCCTGGCAGGGGTGTACAAGTCCCGAGGCGAAGCGGCCGCCAGTCTATGGGACGCGCAAAGCGGCAGAGCGATTTTCCGCGCTACCATGCAGCTGAAACTCTTCTACACCTATTCGACGTCGATACGATTTGACGACCGTGGGACACGAGCGGCGAGACGCGCGACGGACAAGTTGGCGGCGATAAGAGAGGTCTGGGATATGTGGGTAGAGAGATTACCACGCCTCTACGACCCAGGGCCCGAAGTGACCGTGGACGAACAACTGCTCGCGTTCAGAGGACGGTGTCCTTTCAAGCAGTACATGCCAAGCAAACCGGCGAAATACGGCATCAAGTCGTGGGTGGCGTGCGATGCAAAATCAAGCTACGCTTGGAAGATGCAAGTCTACACCGGGAAGCAGATGGACGGAGTCCCGGAGAGGAACCAGGGGATGCGCGTCGTGCTCGACGTGACAGAGGGCCTGAAGGATCGCAATGTGACGTGTGACAATTTCTTCACCTCTTACGAACTCGGACGAGAGCTCATGGCGACGAGAAACATGACCGTGGTTGGCACCGTGCGAAAGAACAGGGCCGAGCTGCCGTCCGAGCTGCTGACGACGAAGACGCGACGGGTGCTGTCGTCGCAGTTCGCCTTCACTCCAACCACCACTCTGGTTTCCTACCTCGCGAAGAAAAATAAGAACGTTTTACTCAtgagcacacgccacacagacgCTGAAATCAGTGACAGAAACGACGGCAAACCGACCATCGTCCTGGATTATAATTTGAACAAAGGCGGAGTCGACAATCTGGATAAGGTCATCACGGCCTACAGCTGTAAAAGGAAGACGGCCCGCTGGCCCCTCGTCATCTTCAGCAACATCGTTGACGTCTCCTCCTACAACGCCtttgtgatatggagagaggtCAACCCCAACTGGATGCCGCGTAAGCGCAACAAGAGAAGGTTTTTCCTCGAGCAACTCGGAAGGGCCCTCGTGACTCCGCTGATCGAAAGAAGACGATGTCTGCCCCGCACTGGAGCTGCTGCCGCGGTTGTGAAAGATCTACGGATGGCCAGCTG